In one Nitrosopumilus sp. genomic region, the following are encoded:
- a CDS encoding PadR family transcriptional regulator translates to MISEWFQRVGSSVPRGFSRYFILELLQKKPHTGTEIINYASEQSNGIWKPSPGLIYPLLGRLLDGGLIEETKDGRYQLTKKGIETAQDVDKVNDIVKKQLDVLFRLGNVGRFVALDLLDKISSIGAILSSNISNMTDEETEKYRKFLQDELKKIDENNSKKKGKEIKIE, encoded by the coding sequence ATGATTTCAGAATGGTTTCAAAGAGTAGGAAGTTCAGTTCCAAGAGGTTTTTCACGATATTTCATTTTAGAGCTACTACAAAAGAAACCTCACACAGGTACAGAAATTATCAATTATGCATCAGAGCAGAGTAATGGAATATGGAAACCTTCTCCAGGGTTGATCTATCCGTTACTTGGAAGATTACTTGATGGGGGATTGATTGAAGAAACAAAAGATGGTAGATATCAATTGACAAAAAAAGGAATTGAAACTGCACAAGATGTTGACAAAGTTAATGATATTGTAAAAAAACAATTAGATGTTCTTTTCAGATTAGGGAATGTGGGTAGATTTGTTGCATTGGATTTATTAGATAAAATCTCGAGCATTGGAGCTATACTAAGCTCAAATATATCAAACATGACAGATGAGGAAACTGAAAAATATAGAAAATTTCTTCAAGATGAACTAAAGAAAATAGATGAAAATAATTCAAAGAAAAAAGGAAAAGAGATTAAAATAGAATAA
- a CDS encoding isocitrate lyase/PEP mutase family protein, whose translation MKNLRSMLKSGKPLVIPGVYDAIGAKIAEKVGFDTMFQTGYGTSATLFGMPDYGFIGATETVDNARRICRAVSVPVIVDSDTGYGNALSVWKLVKEIESAGASGIFLEDQKWPKRCGHMQGKEVISQEEYTEKLGAAIDARENKNFIIVARTDARATEGLDAAIERGIKNKKTGADAIFIEAPRSIDEMKTIGKSIKAPLVANMIEGGATPLNSSEILNKIGFNIILYPLSVLFANTFATMSILKELKKTGTTAKFKQKIVNFDQFNDLVELPKFKEMEKRYGFSKRE comes from the coding sequence ATGAAAAATTTACGTAGTATGTTAAAGTCAGGTAAACCTCTTGTTATTCCTGGAGTATATGACGCCATTGGTGCAAAAATTGCAGAAAAAGTTGGTTTTGATACAATGTTTCAAACAGGTTATGGAACTTCTGCAACTTTATTTGGAATGCCAGATTATGGATTCATCGGTGCAACTGAAACAGTAGATAATGCAAGAAGAATATGCAGAGCAGTTTCAGTGCCAGTTATTGTTGATTCAGATACAGGTTATGGGAATGCTCTAAGTGTTTGGAAATTAGTAAAAGAGATCGAGTCTGCAGGAGCTTCTGGTATTTTTCTAGAAGATCAGAAATGGCCTAAAAGATGCGGACATATGCAAGGAAAAGAAGTAATTTCACAAGAAGAGTACACAGAAAAACTAGGGGCAGCAATTGATGCACGAGAAAATAAAAATTTTATTATTGTTGCTAGAACCGACGCAAGAGCTACAGAAGGATTGGATGCTGCAATTGAACGAGGAATCAAAAATAAAAAAACAGGTGCAGATGCCATATTCATCGAGGCACCAAGATCAATAGATGAAATGAAAACAATTGGAAAATCAATCAAAGCACCTCTTGTTGCAAATATGATAGAAGGTGGAGCCACACCATTGAATTCTTCTGAAATATTAAACAAAATTGGATTTAATATAATACTATATCCACTTTCAGTGTTATTTGCAAACACATTTGCTACGATGAGCATTCTAAAAGAATTAAAGAAGACTGGAACTACTGCAAAATTCAAACAGAAAATTGTTAATTTTGATCAGTTTAATGATTTGGTAGAATTACCAAAGTTTAAAGAAATGGAAAAACGGTATGGGTTTTCAAAACGTGAATAA
- a CDS encoding DNA-binding protein, whose product MSNETRDTVFIGKKPLMAYVTSALIQLANLPSVSIKARGLSIGRAVDVAQIIARKTENAGYSIGEIKIGSESLESQDGRTRNVSTIEIEVKRVTS is encoded by the coding sequence ATGTCAAATGAAACCCGAGACACCGTATTCATTGGTAAGAAACCATTGATGGCATATGTAACATCAGCGCTAATTCAATTGGCAAACTTACCTTCCGTCAGTATAAAAGCTAGAGGACTAAGCATAGGTCGTGCTGTGGATGTAGCTCAAATCATTGCAAGAAAAACAGAAAATGCAGGCTACTCTATAGGAGAAATTAAAATTGGCTCAGAATCATTAGAGTCTCAAGACGGTAGAACTAGAAATGTTTCAACAATAGAAATTGAAGTAAAGAGAGTTACATCTTAA
- a CDS encoding HEAT repeat domain-containing protein → MENILKILESGKNIEKIKILETLEQTDNPTILEKIISKLNDESIQVRGEAFSALLLNKNNILKFLIKNLNSASENIRGYTSLVLANRNETSSIPEIMKLVKDEHPIVRSCALGALGHLKSQEAKKIFLNSLFDSNIEVRKSALQAIIELNILISEEQIKQILKEKDHEIEKMISKLRKSGPEGI, encoded by the coding sequence TTGGAAAATATTTTAAAAATTTTAGAGTCAGGCAAAAATATAGAAAAAATCAAAATTCTGGAAACCTTAGAACAAACAGACAATCCAACAATTTTAGAAAAAATAATCTCAAAGTTAAATGATGAGAGTATTCAAGTTAGAGGAGAGGCATTTAGTGCACTCCTATTAAATAAAAACAATATTTTGAAGTTTTTAATTAAAAATTTGAATTCTGCAAGTGAAAACATTAGAGGTTATACGTCATTAGTGCTAGCAAATAGAAATGAGACATCATCAATTCCCGAAATAATGAAACTTGTAAAAGATGAACATCCTATAGTCAGATCATGTGCACTTGGTGCACTAGGACATCTTAAATCTCAGGAAGCGAAAAAGATTTTTCTGAATTCACTTTTTGATTCAAATATAGAAGTAAGAAAAAGTGCACTTCAAGCAATTATTGAGTTAAATATTTTAATTTCAGAAGAACAAATCAAGCAAATTCTTAAAGAAAAAGATCATGAAATTGAGAAAATGATTTCTAAATTAAGAAAAAGTGGACCGGAAGGGATTTGA
- a CDS encoding ferredoxin--NADP reductase: MVVDNKATITYVQLLKEDLVILRIVPKEGPVPDYKAGQFITLGLPNPSEGGKIVRRAYSIASHPENKEYIELVIRWVRKPLPGRLTTQIFNAKEGDEILWLKPTGRALLINEELSSGEKDNRRIVCIGGGTGLAPFVSFAQHLHDSGDKREIIVLHGASYVDELSYKDLLTNLEYESEKKGKSEWNFKYRAAISRPQEWFNRSWSGQVGRVETFLRPKENGISPLEELVGDKITKENTMFYVCGWQGTIDGVMDFLKPKGFATEHDKREDGSFEVKYESYG; this comes from the coding sequence ATGGTAGTAGATAACAAAGCAACTATCACTTATGTTCAATTATTAAAAGAAGATCTTGTAATTCTCAGAATAGTTCCAAAAGAGGGTCCTGTTCCAGATTATAAAGCAGGTCAATTCATCACATTAGGGTTACCAAATCCTTCAGAGGGAGGTAAAATTGTTAGACGTGCTTATTCAATTGCATCTCATCCTGAAAATAAGGAATACATTGAGTTAGTAATAAGATGGGTAAGAAAACCTCTTCCAGGTAGATTAACTACACAAATATTTAATGCAAAAGAAGGAGATGAAATTCTTTGGCTAAAGCCTACAGGTAGAGCTTTATTGATTAATGAAGAACTATCAAGTGGTGAAAAAGATAATAGAAGAATTGTTTGTATTGGTGGAGGTACAGGTCTTGCTCCATTTGTAAGCTTTGCTCAACACCTTCATGATTCTGGAGATAAAAGAGAGATAATTGTTTTGCATGGTGCAAGTTATGTCGATGAATTAAGTTACAAAGATCTTCTAACTAATTTAGAATATGAAAGTGAAAAAAAGGGTAAGAGTGAATGGAACTTTAAATATAGAGCTGCAATAAGTAGACCACAGGAATGGTTTAATAGATCATGGTCGGGTCAAGTTGGACGAGTTGAGACTTTCCTAAGACCTAAAGAGAACGGAATATCTCCACTTGAAGAATTAGTTGGAGATAAAATTACTAAAGAAAATACAATGTTCTATGTTTGTGGTTGGCAAGGAACAATTGATGGTGTTATGGATTTCTTAAAACCAAAAGGTTTTGCCACAGAACATGACAAACGAGAAGATGGTAGCTTTGAAGTCAAATACGAATCATACGGATAA
- a CDS encoding branched-chain amino acid transaminase: protein MKLPLSKYVWFDGKYVLTEKATVPITTHAIHYGTSIFEGIRAYWNGKNLYVFRLDEHVKRFRRSGQFYNISLNFSDNEITDAIIGVCKKNKIKKSCYIRPFYFVGDYGINLHVTEKAPTNVAIFTFPFGDLFNKNGITAGVVSWRKFSDISTPPQAKMGGNYLNSIIATQEAKRNGVDEAILLDHNGNVSEAPGENIFIVREGQLLTPSLASSALEGITRDAIIKIAKDLDIDVIERNITRSELIISDEVFLTGTAAEITPVVEIDSKTIGNRKPGDITIKMMQEYTDIIMNKNDNYSYWLTKVY from the coding sequence ATGAAACTTCCGCTTTCAAAATATGTATGGTTTGATGGAAAGTATGTTTTAACGGAAAAAGCCACTGTGCCAATAACAACTCATGCAATTCATTACGGGACATCAATCTTTGAAGGGATTAGAGCATATTGGAATGGAAAAAATCTGTATGTGTTTAGATTAGATGAACATGTTAAACGATTTAGAAGATCAGGTCAATTTTACAATATTTCATTAAATTTCTCAGATAACGAAATTACGGATGCAATAATAGGAGTTTGTAAGAAAAATAAAATAAAAAAATCATGCTACATAAGACCATTTTATTTTGTAGGAGATTACGGAATTAATCTACATGTAACTGAAAAGGCTCCAACAAATGTTGCGATATTTACATTTCCTTTTGGGGATTTGTTTAACAAGAATGGGATAACTGCAGGAGTTGTATCATGGAGAAAATTCTCAGATATATCTACACCACCACAAGCAAAAATGGGAGGGAATTATCTAAATTCCATAATTGCAACACAAGAAGCAAAAAGAAATGGTGTTGATGAAGCAATTTTGCTAGATCATAATGGAAATGTTAGTGAAGCACCAGGTGAAAATATCTTCATTGTAAGAGAAGGTCAATTATTAACACCATCACTTGCTTCATCAGCACTTGAAGGGATTACACGAGATGCAATTATCAAAATTGCAAAAGATTTGGATATTGATGTCATAGAAAGAAACATTACAAGAAGTGAGTTAATTATATCAGATGAGGTTTTCCTGACAGGAACTGCAGCTGAAATTACTCCAGTAGTAGAAATTGATTCAAAAACGATTGGAAATAGAAAGCCTGGCGATATCACAATAAAGATGATGCAAGAATATACAGACATAATAATGAACAAAAATGATAACTATTCTTATTGGTTAACTAAGGTGTATTAG
- a CDS encoding Gfo/Idh/MocA family oxidoreductase, translating to MKIVQIGTGGWGKNHIRILSQLGVLVGICDANSEKSKEYGEKYSVNHYETLDELLNSEDFEGAFVVTPTSTHTEITEKLLEAKKHVFVEKPMTYTSQEGEKLTRLAKKNKVILTCGYIERFNPAVDVVKKMVKEKKFGDLVMLEFHRENRMPLHIKDVGIIYDTSVHDIDTANWLFDDMPHVVFARAGKIKHEHEDFASIMLGYKDDKVAIISSNWVTPKKLRKFNAVCTDAIISSDFITQEIIVEKDDETQTVQNKKQEPLLLEIQSFLGAIEGKNEQVVKSQEAVNVTKIAEAALLSSQKGIPIYLDLK from the coding sequence GTGAAAATTGTTCAAATTGGAACTGGCGGATGGGGTAAAAACCACATTAGGATTTTATCTCAACTAGGAGTTTTAGTTGGAATATGCGATGCAAATTCTGAAAAAAGTAAAGAGTACGGAGAAAAATATTCTGTAAACCATTATGAGACATTAGATGAATTACTAAATTCTGAGGATTTTGAGGGTGCCTTTGTTGTTACACCTACATCAACACATACAGAGATTACAGAAAAATTGCTAGAGGCAAAAAAACATGTATTTGTTGAAAAACCAATGACATACACATCACAAGAAGGTGAAAAACTTACAAGGCTTGCAAAAAAAAACAAGGTGATTCTTACATGTGGGTATATCGAACGATTCAACCCAGCAGTAGATGTTGTAAAAAAAATGGTTAAAGAAAAGAAATTTGGAGATCTGGTAATGTTAGAATTTCATCGTGAAAATAGAATGCCCCTACATATCAAAGATGTTGGGATTATTTATGATACATCTGTTCATGATATTGATACTGCAAATTGGTTGTTCGATGATATGCCTCATGTAGTATTTGCAAGAGCAGGAAAAATAAAACATGAACATGAGGATTTTGCAAGTATAATGTTGGGATATAAAGATGACAAAGTTGCAATTATTTCATCTAACTGGGTCACACCAAAAAAACTTAGAAAATTTAATGCAGTTTGTACAGATGCAATAATTTCTTCAGATTTTATCACCCAAGAAATTATCGTAGAAAAAGACGATGAAACTCAAACAGTTCAAAATAAAAAACAAGAACCACTATTGTTAGAAATTCAAAGTTTCTTAGGGGCTATCGAAGGGAAAAACGAGCAGGTTGTTAAGTCACAAGAAGCAGTAAACGTTACAAAAATAGCTGAAGCTGCACTTTTATCTAGCCAAAAAGGGATACCAATCTATCTGGATCTAAAATGA
- a CDS encoding Trm112 family protein translates to MNKTMMNILACPIDKNYPLELFEINEKGNVVSEGALFCTKCSRFYPIIEEIPIMLPDELRDKKQEMEFLKNNKNMLPEKIITKANPWHL, encoded by the coding sequence ATGAACAAAACAATGATGAATATTTTAGCATGTCCAATTGACAAAAATTATCCTTTAGAATTATTTGAAATTAATGAAAAAGGGAATGTTGTATCAGAAGGAGCATTATTCTGTACAAAATGTTCCAGATTTTATCCAATAATAGAAGAAATTCCAATCATGCTACCTGATGAATTACGAGACAAAAAACAAGAGATGGAATTTTTAAAAAACAATAAAAACATGCTGCCTGAAAAAATTATTACAAAGGCAAATCCATGGCATTTGTGA
- a CDS encoding N-acetyltransferase, which translates to MVTNFISEKAKIGKNVQIWHFSYVGDDTEIGDGVKIGSLAHIDYNVKIGADTKIEGQAYIPPLSRIGKNVFIGPAAVLTNDPYPMCNKMIGVTIEDNVIIGARAVIKAGVIVGRNSVVAMGAVVTRDVPENSVVVGSPATIRYSRDEYDKKQRQWKES; encoded by the coding sequence ATGGTTACAAATTTTATTTCTGAAAAAGCCAAAATTGGTAAAAATGTGCAGATTTGGCATTTTTCATATGTTGGTGATGATACAGAAATTGGGGACGGTGTCAAAATTGGCTCTCTTGCGCATATTGATTACAATGTAAAAATTGGTGCAGATACAAAAATTGAAGGTCAAGCATACATTCCACCACTATCAAGAATTGGGAAAAATGTATTCATCGGTCCTGCAGCAGTATTAACAAATGATCCTTACCCTATGTGTAACAAAATGATAGGTGTTACAATTGAAGATAATGTGATAATTGGTGCACGTGCAGTTATCAAAGCAGGTGTAATTGTGGGAAGAAATAGTGTTGTTGCAATGGGTGCAGTTGTAACAAGAGATGTTCCTGAGAATTCAGTTGTTGTTGGTTCTCCTGCAACTATAAGATACAGCAGGGATGAGTATGACAAAAAACAAAGGCAGTGGAAAGAAAGTTAG
- a CDS encoding UDP-N-acetylglucosamine-1-phosphate transferase, producing MIELILPAILSCIIAFFVVFAMTPPLIKLLEKRNLAVKDMNKKEDVMVPRPGGPSIIIGIIASEITLYAFLQMNEILVIIITTAAAFVIGYVDDRKVMGGWFKPVALALAAIPIIIFGTYDSDLAFPLFGTVQIPVLYIALIILMITITGNTINSIDVLNGAASGFMMIASFSLSICLFIVQHYEIAIVSLPLGFVSLAFYKYHKIPSKIFPGDSGALTLGAMYGAIAIVGDVEIIAAVALLPAIINSFLFLSSVKRIVEHRQIKGKPVEHTNDFRLKATDDKTAPVTLVRLILAGGPLSELQVVYAIFRLAIFSGILAIITAFLMEISF from the coding sequence TTGATTGAATTAATACTTCCTGCTATACTATCTTGCATTATTGCCTTCTTTGTAGTATTTGCAATGACTCCACCACTAATCAAATTACTTGAAAAAAGAAATCTTGCTGTGAAGGACATGAATAAAAAAGAAGATGTAATGGTACCTAGACCTGGTGGCCCTTCAATAATTATTGGAATAATTGCATCAGAAATTACACTTTATGCATTTTTACAGATGAATGAAATTCTTGTAATAATCATCACAACTGCAGCTGCTTTTGTAATAGGTTATGTTGATGACAGAAAAGTAATGGGAGGTTGGTTTAAACCTGTGGCACTTGCGCTTGCAGCAATTCCAATTATAATATTTGGTACCTATGATTCAGATCTTGCGTTTCCACTTTTTGGAACAGTGCAAATCCCTGTATTGTACATTGCATTGATAATTTTAATGATAACTATAACTGGAAACACAATCAACTCCATTGATGTTCTTAATGGTGCTGCTAGTGGTTTTATGATGATTGCAAGCTTTTCCTTATCAATCTGCTTGTTTATCGTGCAACATTATGAAATTGCAATAGTTAGTTTACCGCTTGGGTTTGTTTCATTAGCATTTTACAAGTATCATAAAATTCCAAGTAAAATTTTCCCTGGTGATTCAGGAGCGTTAACATTAGGTGCAATGTATGGTGCAATTGCCATTGTAGGTGATGTAGAAATTATTGCGGCAGTTGCACTATTACCTGCTATAATCAACTCATTTTTGTTCTTATCAAGCGTAAAGCGAATTGTAGAACATAGACAAATCAAAGGAAAGCCTGTAGAACATACTAATGATTTTAGACTAAAAGCTACTGATGATAAAACTGCTCCTGTAACTTTAGTAAGACTAATTCTTGCCGGAGGTCCATTATCTGAACTACAGGTAGTATATGCAATTTTCAGACTGGCTATTTTTTCAGGAATCTTGGCTATAATTACTGCATTTCTAATGGAGATATCATTTTGA
- a CDS encoding DEAD/DEAH box helicase: MKIEKLELPDPVIDFLKSQGFEKLYPPQADSVKSGLLDGKSILVSAPTASGKTLIAMLAILNYLSKNTGKVVYLSPLRALAAEKFLEFKKLEKISLGKKIKIGISTGDFENIEKNLETSNVLILTNEKMDSIIRHGVEWVEEIGLVISDEVHLIGDESRGPTLEMILTQIKLLDTKPQIVGLSATITNSNEIADWLGCTLVKNNWRPVPLSEGVCDGGEVTMNDGKTFEIERSLRGTPIDLGVQSVQQGGQSLVFAETRTRSKSLATKAADIISQNLKKNELAELEKISKKILSENEHTELVKTLASLVKKGVAFHHAGLNQKCREIIETEFRNGTIKLISSTPTLAAGVNLPARRVVISNINRYNAKVGANRPISILEYKQLCGRAGRPQYDDYGESIIVGNGNAEELIEYYINGEPEPIISKITDDKSLRTHILSVIVTHPGIKKEEILEFFLETLGGLQSRKSTLKFAIDISLRFLSSQYLIIKKGERYASTEFGKKTSMLYIDPLTATYFRDAIENISQKRKHTFGFLHLITNCEEFFPKFSLRQKDYESASLMIENNSSELLEPISEYDCSRSLLALQAWITESSELSLSDSLGIESGDMHRMTENADWLVYCLREISKHVKRADLLEELGDLRNRIAYGIREELLDLVQIKGIGRVRSRILYKHGVKNLDDLRKIPVSKLAKIDKIGLTLADNIKTELRKVR; the protein is encoded by the coding sequence ATGAAAATAGAAAAATTAGAACTCCCTGATCCTGTAATTGATTTTTTGAAATCACAAGGTTTTGAAAAACTATATCCTCCACAAGCTGATAGTGTAAAATCTGGATTACTTGACGGAAAAAGTATCCTAGTTTCAGCTCCTACTGCAAGTGGAAAGACACTGATTGCTATGCTTGCAATACTTAATTATCTTTCAAAAAATACTGGTAAGGTCGTTTATCTTAGTCCATTGCGTGCTTTAGCTGCTGAAAAATTTTTAGAGTTTAAAAAATTAGAAAAAATTTCTCTAGGTAAAAAAATTAAAATTGGTATATCAACTGGTGACTTTGAAAATATTGAGAAGAATTTAGAGACTAGTAATGTCTTGATTTTAACAAATGAAAAAATGGATTCTATTATTCGACATGGTGTAGAATGGGTTGAAGAAATTGGCTTAGTTATTTCTGATGAAGTGCATCTAATTGGTGATGAAAGTAGAGGCCCAACACTTGAAATGATTCTTACTCAGATTAAATTATTGGATACAAAACCTCAGATTGTAGGTCTTAGTGCAACAATAACAAATTCTAATGAGATTGCCGATTGGCTTGGCTGTACGCTTGTAAAAAATAACTGGAGACCAGTTCCTCTTTCTGAAGGTGTATGTGATGGCGGTGAGGTTACCATGAATGATGGTAAAACCTTTGAAATTGAACGTAGTTTACGTGGAACTCCAATAGATCTAGGTGTACAATCAGTACAACAAGGAGGTCAATCACTTGTTTTTGCAGAAACTAGAACTCGCTCAAAATCACTTGCAACAAAGGCTGCAGATATAATTTCTCAAAATTTAAAAAAAAACGAACTAGCTGAATTAGAAAAAATATCTAAAAAAATTCTTTCTGAAAATGAACATACGGAATTAGTAAAAACATTAGCTTCACTTGTAAAAAAAGGAGTTGCATTTCATCATGCTGGATTGAATCAAAAATGTAGAGAAATCATAGAAACCGAATTTCGTAATGGAACTATCAAACTTATCTCATCTACTCCTACTTTAGCTGCTGGGGTTAATCTTCCTGCAAGAAGAGTTGTAATTTCAAATATTAATAGATATAATGCTAAAGTTGGAGCAAATAGGCCAATCAGTATTTTAGAATACAAACAACTTTGTGGAAGAGCTGGTAGACCTCAATATGATGATTATGGTGAATCAATAATTGTTGGAAATGGAAACGCTGAGGAATTAATTGAATATTACATTAATGGTGAACCTGAACCAATAATTTCGAAAATTACTGATGATAAATCTTTGAGAACCCATATTCTTAGTGTTATAGTAACTCATCCTGGAATTAAAAAAGAAGAGATCTTAGAATTCTTTTTGGAAACGTTAGGTGGACTACAATCAAGAAAATCCACATTAAAATTTGCAATTGATATTTCGCTCCGTTTTCTTTCTAGCCAATATTTGATTATTAAAAAAGGCGAAAGATATGCATCTACTGAATTTGGAAAAAAGACATCGATGTTATACATTGATCCTCTAACTGCAACATATTTTCGAGATGCTATTGAAAATATATCTCAAAAAAGAAAACACACATTTGGATTTTTACATTTAATTACAAATTGTGAAGAATTCTTTCCAAAATTTTCACTCCGACAAAAAGACTATGAATCAGCTAGTCTGATGATTGAAAATAATTCTTCAGAACTGTTGGAACCAATATCAGAATATGATTGCTCAAGAAGTCTTTTGGCCTTGCAGGCATGGATTACTGAATCTAGTGAATTATCTCTTTCTGATAGTCTTGGAATAGAGTCTGGAGATATGCACCGAATGACTGAAAATGCTGATTGGCTTGTATACTGCCTCAGAGAAATATCAAAACATGTTAAGAGGGCAGATTTACTTGAAGAATTAGGTGATCTAAGAAACCGAATAGCTTATGGAATAAGAGAGGAGCTACTTGATTTAGTTCAAATTAAAGGAATAGGAAGAGTTAGATCCAGAATTCTTTACAAACATGGAGTAAAGAATCTAGATGATTTGAGAAAAATCCCTGTAAGTAAATTAGCAAAAATTGATAAAATTGGTTTAACCCTTGCAGATAACATAAAAACAGAATTACGAAAGGTTAGATAA